The genomic segment GGCGCTCGAACGTGGACTTCACCTACTACGGCCCGATCAAGCGGCTGAACAACGGCGTGGAATACAAGCAGCCGCCGGTGCTGGTGACCAACCTGTCCGGTGGCGTGGAGCTGGGGGCGGGCTGGAGCGCGGCGCTGGGCATCAACAACGTGTTCGACAAGCGCACCCGCAAGGTGCCCGAGTACGCGCGCAGCGCCACCGATGTGGCCAGCATCGAGACCACGTGGGATAGCGGTGATGTGCTGGGCAATGTCGGCGCGTATTGGTACGGGCGGGTCAATTACCGGTTCTGAGGTTCAGGCCAACGGCAGTCGAGCATGGCTCGACTCTACAAGGGCGAAAGCAGCCGGGCAGGGCTCGGCTCTACATGGGAGCGCTTCATGTCTTCTGCATTGAAGGTGGTTGCCTTGGTCGGGTCGCCGACCAGTTCCGCGACGTCGCGTACGTTGCTGCTGGTGCGGCACCTGCTGGAATCGCTGCAGCAGCGGGTGCACGCCAACGTGAACCTGGTGGAGCTGGCGCCGATCGCGCGTTCGCTGGGCCAGTCGCTGTCACGCGCCGAGGCGCAGCCGGAAGTGGAACAGGCACTGCAGGCCATCGAGGGCGCCGAACTGCTGGTGGTCGCCGCGCCGGTGTATCGCGGCTCGTATCCAGGCTTGTTCAAGCACCTGGTGGACTTCATCGAACTGGAGGCATTGGTGGATACGCCGGTGCTGCTGGCGGCGACCGGGGGCAGCGAGCGCCATGCGCTGGTGATCGATCACCAGTTGCGGCCGTTGTTCAGCTTCCTGCAGGCGCACACGCTGCCGATCGGGGTGTATGCCACGCCGGCCGACTTCGACGCTGAGCGCATCCACAGCGCTGCCTTGCAGGCCCGCATTGCACTGGCGGCTGAGCGTGCGGTCGGGCATCTGGCCACGCAGGCTCGCGTGCTGCCGGTGCCGCTTCGGCGCATTGCCTGATGCCATAACCGCCGGCGCTTTGCTTATGGCCAAGGCGCATCTGCGTGGCCGGATCTGACCGCCGATTGTCGCCTGGCATCGCTGTTGCCGGCGCTGGCTTCTCTAGCATCGAAATCGAATCGGCATTGCATTGCCGGCCCTGATGAGGACGACTCCGTGAGTCTGCACGCAACCGACAAACCCATCCTGTTCCTGCTCGACCGTGAGTTCGAGGACGGCCAGATTCCCGGGCAGCGCTTCTTCTGCCGGCACAGCCTGCTGCTGGAAGGTGCGCTGTCGAGCATCGACGGCCTGGACGCGCAATTGGACGTGCGCCGCATCGGCTTCGCGCGGCCGCGCCGCGAGGTGATCGCCGAGATCGGTGAACAGGACCAGTCACTGCCGAAGCTGGTATTGCCGCAGGGCGTGCGCAGTGAGCTTGCCAGCGGCGCCCACCAGGATCGCCAGTACATCTCCGGTGCCGAGCCGATCCTGGCTGCGCTGAACGGGTTGCTTGGCATTCCCGTGGCCCACCCCTGAGCGAGGACGCGACGATGAGCTACCTGATCAGCGTGTTGGACAAGAGCCCGGTGGCCGAAGGTGCCTCGCCCGAGCAGGCGCTTCGCCACAGCCTGCAGCTGGCGCAGCGCGCCGAGCAGCTGGGTTACCACCGCTACTGGTTTGCCGAGCACCATGCCGCACCCACGCTGGCCAGCCCTGCACCGGAAGTGCTGGCGGCGTGGGTACTGGCGCAGACCCGGCGCATCCGCATCGGCAGTGGTGGCGTGATGCTGCGCCATTACGCACCGTACAAGGTGGCCGAGAACTTCAACCTGCTGTCGGCGCTGGCGCCGGGGCGGGTGGATCTGGGCGTGGGCAAGGCGCCCGGTGGGTTGCCCGCGTCGACCGCCGCGCTGGCGGCAGGACGACCGGCCTTCGCCGATTTCGACCAGCAGTTGCGCGATCTGGAAGGCTATCTGTCCGGCGCCGAGGCTGATGCACTGGCCCGGCCCCTTCCGCAGCAGGCACCCGAACGCTTCCTGCTGGGGGCCAGCCCGCAGAGTGCGAAGCAGGCGGCCGAACTCGGGTGGCGTTTTGTCTACGCCGCGCACTTCGATGGTGATCCAAAGCACATCGAGGCGGCCTTTGAGGCTTACCGAAGTGCGTCGACGCAACCACCGCTGCTGGCCACAGTGGCTTTCGCTGCGCCGACCACCGAGGCTGCCGCGCGCCATATCGGTGCGCTACGGGTCTACAAGCTGCACCTCGGTCCCGGGCAGACGGTGAATCTGCCCAGTCCGGAAGCCGCCGCTGAGTACGCGCGCCAGGTAGGCGTGGCCGACTTCCGCATCGAAGAAACACGCCCGAGCGTGCTGTCCGGCGATGCGCAGCATGTGCGTGACGAACTGGATGCGCTGCACCGGCGCTTCGGCGTGGGCGAGTTCATCCTCGACGCGCCGGTGGCCGACCTCGACGCACGCCTGACATCCCTTGAACTGCTGTCGCCCGCGCCACGCGCGGCGGTGGCCTGACTTGCAGGAGCGATTCCCATGAGCACGACCCCGCGCCACATTCCGTTCGGCATCATGCTGCAGGGCCCCGGCAGCCACATGCATGCCTGGAAGCATCCGTCCAATCCGGCCGACGCCAGCGTCAACCTGCAGTTCTACATCGACATCGCGCGTACCGCCGAGGACAACGGCATCGCCTTCGGCTTCGTCGCCGACGGGCTGTACATCAACGAGAAGTCGATCCCGCACTTCCTCAACCGCTTCGAGCCGATCTCGCTGCTGTCGGCGCTGGCCACGGCAACGAGAAAGATCGGGCTTGCCGGCACGCTGTCGACCTCGTACAGCGATCCGTTCACCGTGGCGCGCCAGTTTGCTTCGCTGGACCTGCTCAGCGGCGGTCGCGCCGGCTGGAATGTGGTGACCTCGCCGCTGGAAGGTTCGGGGCGCAACTACGGGCGGCCACACCCCGAACATGCGCTGCGCTACCAGATTGCCGACGAGTACCTGGAGGTGGTGCAGGGGCTGTGGGATTCGTGGGATGACGGTGCCTTCGTGCGCGAGCGCGACACTGGCACGTTCTTCGCGCCGGACACGTTCCGTCGGCTCGACTACAAGGGCCGCTTCTTCCAGGTGGAAGGGCCGCTCAACATCCAGCGTTCGCCGCAGGGCCAGCCGGTGATCTTCCAGGCTGGCTCGTCCGATGATGGCATCGCGCTGGCCGGCAAGTATGCCGATGCGGTGTTCACCCATTCGCCGTCACTGGAAGAAACCCGTGCATTCACCCAGAAGGTGAAAAATTCGGCGATCGCGCACGGCCGCAGCGGCAATGACGTGAAGATCTTCCCGGGCATCGGCCCGATCGTCGGCCGTACTGCCGAGGAAGCCGAAGCCAAGTACCAGGCGATTGCCGCGCTGGCCACGCTTGATGATGCGCTGGCCTATCTGGGCCGCTTCTTCGACCACCATGATTTCAGCCAGTACGACCCGGATGCGCCGTTCCCGGAACTGGGCGGGATCGGCAGCAATTCGTTCCGTTCCACCACCGACCGCATCAAGCAGGACGCGCGCGAAAAGGGCCTGAGCCTGCGCCAGGTGGCATTGGAAGCCGTGAGCCCGCGGCCAAACTTCATCGGTACGCCGGAGCATGTGGCCGATGAATTGATCCGCTGGTTCGATGCCGGTGCGAGCGATGGCTTCATCCTTGGCTTCGCTGCACAGCGCGAAGGCCTGGACGATTTCGTGACCCAGGTGCTGCCGATCCTGCGGGCGCGCGGCTATCACCAGCGCGAGCTGGAGGGGCAGACCCTGCGCGAGCATCTGGGCCTGCCATACAAGGCCAGCCGCCATACAAGCGATGCCGAACCGGCGCGGAAGGCAGGGTAGGGCGATGAGCGGAGAAAACGCGGTAGCGCCGGGGCATGCCCGGCGGAGTTCCCCAACGACTGGCGTACTGCCCGAAATCGCAGCACGCGCCGACGCGGCCATCGCGATCCGCCACGACCTGCACCGGCACCCGGAGCTGGCCTTCGAGGAACACCGCACCAGTGCCCGCGTAGCCGAGCTGCTGCAGCAGTGGGGCTATGAGGTCACCACCGGCCTGGGCGGCACCGGCGTGGTCGGCACGCTGCAGCGCGGGCAGGGCAGCCGTCGCCTCGGCCTGCGCGCCGACATCGATGCACTGCCGATCCACGAGGATTCCGGACTGGCCTATGCCAGCCAGACCGACGGCCTGATGCATGCCTGCGGCCACGATGGCCACACCGCCATCCTGCTGTCGGCCGCGCATTACCTGGCTCACCATGGCCGTATCGACGGCACCCTGCAGCTGGTATTCCAGCCGGCCGAGGAAACCGGCTCGGGCGCGTCGAAGATGATTGCCGACGGCCTGTTCGAGCGCTTCCCGGTGGATGCAATCTATGGGCTGCACAACTGGCCGGGCGTACCCGTGGGCCACTTTGGCTTCGTCGACGGTCCGGCGATGGCGTCGGTGGACTGGGCGCGGCTGAAGGTGATCGGCAAGGGCGGCCATGGTGCCGAGCCGCAGGGCAGTGTCGATCCGATCCTGGTGGCGGCGCACATCATCACCGCGCTGCAGAGCGTGGTATCGCGCAATGTCGATCCACGGCAGATGGGCGTGGTCACGGTCGGCTCGATCCATGGTGGGCAGGCCGCCAATGTGATTCCGGACGTGGTCGAACTGACGTTGACCGTACGCGCCTATCTGCCCGAGGTGCGCGACACCCTGCGCCGCCGGACCATCGAGATTGCCGAGCAGACCGCCGCCGCCTTCGGTGCGCGGGCCGAGATTGCGTTCCCGCGTGGCTTCCCCAGCGTGATCAACCATCCGCAGCAGACCGCCTATATCCGTGGCGTGGCGGAAGCGGGCTTCGGCGCCGAACAGGTGGTGCGCGGCTTCGCGCCGCGCACGGCCAGCGAGGACTTCGCCTTCCTGCTGCAGGCACGGCCCGGCAGTTTCGTGTTTGTCGGCAACGGCGACAGCGCACCGCTGCACAGCCCGCGCTATGTGTTCAACGACGCCGCCATCGCGCCGGCCGCCAGCCTGTGGGCACGGCTGGCCGAAGACTACCTGGTGAAGGACGTGGCATGAGCAGCAACGAACGCTTCTTCTATACCTCGGTGGATGATCCGCTGGCGCGGCCCCTGTTCGATGGCCTGGAACAGGAGTACGACAGCCGCTATGCGGATGTTCGCCGACGCATCGGTGGCAGTGCCCGCGAGGAGCTGCAGCGCTACCCGGCGCAGGCATTCGCCTCACCGGTAGGCGCGTTCGTACTGTTGCTGCGCGACGGCGTTGCGATCTCCGGGGGGGCCTTCATGCCGCACCGCGATCCAGACACCGCCGAATTCAAGCGGATCTGGACGCTGCCGGGGCTGCGTCGGCAGGGGATCGCGCGGCGCGTGTTGCAGGAACTGGAGGCGCAGGCCGCGCGCCAGGGCTATCGGCGGGTGTTCCTGACCACCGGCTTCCGCCAGCCCGAAGCGGTCGGGCTGTACCTCAGCCATGGCTACACCGCGCTGTTCGACCTGCAGGCGGATCCGGAAACCATCGCGCATCTGCCGTTCGAGAAATATCTGCAGGCGCCTGCGTCGCGGGTCGCGCAGACGCAGGCTGTGCTGCATGGAGCCCACGCATGAGCACGCCGTCGACTGCACTGGATGGAATCGCCGCACGCCCCGCACAGGCGCCGGCACCCGCGCTGAAGATCATGCCGGCCCGGCATCCGTTGCAGGTGTTCGGCACCGTGCTGGCGCTGGCGTTGATCCTGATTGCCCTGCAATCGGTGCTGGGCAATCCACGCTGGGGCTGGGGCACGTTCGCCGAGTGGTTCTTCGCGCGCCCGGTGCTGGAAGGCCTGGGCCGTACGCTGCTGCTGACTGCACTGGGTACCGGCCTTGGCTTCGCGCTGGGCACCCTGCTTGCGCTGGCGCGCGTCTCCGGCTCGCCACTGCTGTCGGCGGTGTCGTGGGGCTACGTCTGGCTGTTCCGCTCGATCCCGCTGCTGGTGCTGTTGTTGCTGCTGAACAACCTGGGCTACCTGTACAGCACCATCGAACTGGGTGTGCCGTTCACCGGCATCAGCCTGTTCTCGTACCCGACCACCCAGCTGATCGGTGTGTTCACGGCGGCGGTGCTGGGCCTTACGTTGAACCAGGCCGCATTCTCGGCCGAAGTGATCCGCGGTGGCATCCTGTCGGTGGACCATGGCCAGTACGAGGCGGCAGCCGCACTTGGCCTGCCGCGTGGCCGCCAGGTGCGCCGCATCATCCTGCCGCAGGCGATGCGCTCGATCCTGCCGGCGGCGTTCAACGATGTGATCGGCCTGGCCAAGAGCACCTCGGTGGTCTACGTGCTGGCGCTGCCGGAGCTGTTCTACACCGTGCAGGTGATCTACCGGCGCAACCTGGAAGTGGTGCCGTTGCTGATGGTGGCCACGGTCTGGTACCTGGTGATCCTGACCGTGCTGTCGCTGCTGCAGCGACGGGTGGAGCAGCGCTTTGCGCGCGGCCAACTGCAGCGCGAGCGCTCGGTATCACGTGTCTCGTCGCCGACGCGTGCACAGCACGATGCCACGCCGCGTGCCACCAAGCGCCCGCGCATCGCAGCACAGGTCGAGGCGGGCGAGGGCGCGGCGGTGTCGCTGCATGGCGTCGGCAAGGTATTCGGCGACCAGCCGGTGCTGGAGGATGTGCACCTGGACCTGCGCGCCGGCAGCGTGACCGTGCTGATCGGCCCGTCCGGCGCCGGCAAGTCCACGCTGCTGCGGCTGATCAACCACCTGGAACGCGCCGACAGTGGTTACGTGACTGTCGGCGGCCAGCTGATCGGCTACCGCCGTGACGGTGACACCCTGTACGAGCTGCCGGAGCGCGAGATCCGCCGCCGCCGCGCCGAGGTGGGCATGGTGTTCCAGGGCTTCAACCTGTTCCCGCACCTGACCGCGCTGGAGAACATCATCGAGGCGCCCATCGCCGTGCGCGGCGTGTCGCGTGCCGAGGCCGAACAGCAGGCACGCACGCTGCTGGAGCGGGTGGGCCTGGCCGACAAGGCCGATGCCTTCCCGCGCCAACTGTCGGGCGGCCAGCAGCAGCGCGTGGCGATTGCCCGCGCGCTGGCCCTGCAACCGAAAGTGCTGCTGTTCGACGAGCCGACCTCGGCGCTGGACCCGGAACTGGTGGCCGAGGTGCTCAGCGTGATCGAGGAACTGGCCCGCTCCGGCACCACGCTGGTGATCGTCACCCATGAGTTGAGCTTCGCCCGTCGCGTGGCCGACCACGTGGTGATGATGGACCAGGGGCGGGTGATCGAGCAGGGCACGCCCGACGCCCTGTTCCAGCGCCCGCGCCAGCAACGCACCGCCGATTTCCTGGCCAAGACTCCGTAACCCTGAAAGGAACGCCATGAGCCCTGCAGCACCGCGTCGGCCTTCGCGCAGCACCCTGTTGATCGTGGGCGTGCTGGTCATCGGCATCGCTGGCATCGTCTATTCGCGCGTGCGCCAGGCACCAGATGCTGGCAATGTGGCCGCGGCCAGCCTGGCCGGCGCGAACACCGCCGTGCTGAGAGGCACGCTCGATCCGAAGGCGCAGGCGTTGATTCCCGCTGGCTACCGCTTCGTCACGCCCGGCACGTTCACCGTGGCCACCCACCCGGGGCAGCTGCCACTGGCCGACTATGGTGCCGACAGCAAGGAGGTGGTCGGCATCGAGCCGGACATCGCGCGGCTGATTGCCGATGCATTGGGCCTGAAGCTGGTGATCGTGCCGGTGGCCTGGGCTGACTGGCCGCTGGGGCTGGAATCGGGCAAGTACGATGCGGTGCTGTCGAACGTGACGGTCACCGAGGAGCGCAAGAAGAAGTTCGATTTCTCCAGTTACCGCTACGACCTGCTGGGCATCTATACGCGCAGCGATGGGCCGATCCGGAAGATCGAAAAGCCTGCCGATGTGGCCGGGTTGAAGGTGGTGGTCGGTGCTGCCACCAACCAGGACCAGATCCTGCGGCAGTGGGACCAGCAGAACATCGCCGCCGGGCTGAAGCCGGTGGAATACCAGTACTTCGATGATGCGGTGGTGGGGCGGCTTGCGGTGATCACCGGCCGTGCCGACGTCTCGTTCGAGCCCAATGCCACCGGCGCCTACTCGGCGCGCGACGGCAAGGTGCGGCGCGTGGGCCTGTTCCCCGGTGGCTGGCCAAACGCTGCGGCGATCTCGGTGACCACGCGCAAGGGCAGCGGCCTTGCCGACGCAGTGACGCAGGCGCTGAACACCCAGATCGGCAGCGGCGCGTATGCGCAGGCGCTGGCGCGCTGGAACGTGGCCGAGGAAGCGGTGCCGCAGTCGCAGACGAACCCGCCGGGGTTGCCTGCACTCTGACGCCGGGCGTGGCCCGGCGCGGCCCTGTAGCGTCGAGCCTGCTCTACTGGGGTAGGGGGCGGCGAAGTGCAGTCGAGCAAGCTCGACTCTACCAACGCGCTTCCAGCGTCCGGAACGGTTTCGCCAGGCGCACGCCCTCGGCGTCGAAGTCGGCAACTGGCCGCCCATCCACACGCACCGATTTCGGTATCGTGCGCTCCGGCCACCAGACCTTCACCGCAGTGTCGTTGCGCAGTCCGTCGCCCAGCGTGACCACCAGCGTGCCGTCGCGCTGCCGCGCCTGCATCTGCAAAGTGCCATACGCAGTGGGCAGCCGTTCCACCGCCAACCCATCGCCGGCCACCCAGGACGGCGGAGTGCCAGGCAGCAATGACAGCGCGTCATCGTCTTCGCGCATCAGCATGCCGAACAGCGTGCGGCCGTACTCGGCGCCAATCCAGGTGTGTGGCATGTCACCCAGATAGCGCGGGAAACGCAGCCGCGAATGCACGACCTCGGCCAGCACCTGCCATTCCAGCGGGCGCCGGTCATGCAGCAGTCCCTGCAGCAGTTCGTCGGCGGCCTCGGGCTGGCCCAGGTGCACGTAGCTCAGTACATTGCGGATCTCATAGGGCGTGTAGGCATACAGCGCACCGGGCTGGTTGCGCTTGCGCACGTCCTCCAGATAGCGGGCGAAGGTGGTCCGCAATGCATCGGCAGGCAACACGCTCTGCGCGCCGGTCGGGTCCAGGGCGATCGATACGCCCGTGGGATCGCCATCGCCCAGATCCGCCGAGGACGGGATGAAGTCGATGCCCTTCCACGCCATCGTCGCCCGGATCGAGGCGTGCAGCGCGTCGTACAGGGCCTTGTACCGCTGGCGCGCCCACACCGCGGTTTCGTGATCGCCCAGTGCGTCGGCCAGCCACGCGCCATCGTGCCAGCCCTTCAGGCCCCAGTAGTCATCCCAGTAGCTGTGGGTGGGCGAGGGGTAGCCCTCATGACTGATCGATGGCGCAAGGATGCCCGCGAAGCGTTCCGGCGCCGGCTGGCCGGCCATGTAACCCGCTACCAGCGTGCGCTCGCGTAGTTCCTGCAGGAAGCGCAGCGCCGCTTTCACTTTCGGCAGGTACGCACGCACCGACTCTGGCCCGCCATCGAGCCGGGCGACATCGGCAACCAGCGCCACGTATTGACCCTGGCTGTCGTACTCGATGTCCGAACCAAAACCGGTGTTGACGCTGCCATCGTCGTTGAGGATCGGCGAAACCAGCCCGTTGGCGTGCACGCCGTGCTCGCTGTACCACGCCAGGTAGTCGCGCGCGACCTTGGCTTCGCCCATGCGCAGCAGCACCGCCGACGTGGCCATGCCGTCGCGGATGAAGGAACGGTTGTAGTTGCGTGGTCCCGGTTGCATGGCCGGCCCGGTCTGGTTGATCAGCATGTACGCCGCCTGCGCGCGCAGCATGTCGACCAGCGAGGGATCGGGCAGGCGCAGCCCCACCTGGCCCAGCCGTGCCTGCCAATCCGTTGAGGCCTGCGCGGCCAGCGCGTCGAACGCTGCATCGGCCCCGTGCGGCAGCGAGGCCAGGTCGAGCGGCGGCGCGTCCGGCAGCACACCGTTGGCATCGGCGGCGGCGGTACCCAACGGGAAGGCGGCCACGATGGCCTCGCTGGCCCCGGGCGCCAGCGAAATGCGATAGCTGAGGGCCGCGGCGGCAAGGCCCTGGTCGTCCTGCGCCTGTTGCGTGTCGGGCAGTGTACCGGCGGCGATGGCGCTGGTGATTTCCGTTGCACCTTCCTTGCCAAAGGGCGCAGCGGCGGACGCCGTCACCGGGGTGAGTGAATGCAGCAGGGTGCGGCCATTGACGCGCACCGCCTGACGTTCGACGGACACATCGCGGATGGGCGACAGGCCACCGTTCTGCCACGGCGGGTTCATCTGCATCGGGCGTACAACCAGGGTCAGCGTGCCGTTGATCGTGGTCGTGCCGCTGTTGTGCAGCCGGTGGCGAAGCAGGGTGACCGGCTGCCCGTCGCGCTCGATGGCGAAGGCCTCGCTGCGCAGCTCCAGTCCGGGCTGCGGCGCCCAGGTGGCCGACGGCATCGGCTTCCAGCCATCGCGCAGTGCATGCTGCACCGTCTGCCCGGCGGCACCTGCAGCGTGCCCGTCGGCATTGCGCCAGATCGGCTGCACCAGCGGTGCGCCCTTGAAGGCTTCGAGGTTGCCGTATTCGTCGAAGATCGATTTCTGCCGGCCCGCGTGCACACCCACGGCAGTCCAGTAGGTCTGCTGCATCTGCAGCGAGGCGGGGAACAAGGCTCGTTGCGCACCGCTGGCGGCAATCTGGTAACGCTTCATCGGCGTCATCACCGCCTTCGGGCCCAGCAGGCGGATGCGGGCGATCTGCGCAGCGTCGCCGTGCACCGTCAGCCGCAGAGCCTGGATGTCGAGCGGCGCGCTGGCGGCAAGCCAGCTCTGCTGCCGGGTCGCGGCCTGCGCATCCATCGCCAGCGCATGCCAGCGGCCTTCTGCATCCTGGGCCTGCAGCGCTGCGGCGCCATGCACGTTGGCCCAGTCCACCGCCAGCCCGGTGCTCGGCTGCGGGCGTGGCAAGGTGATGTCGAGCGTATGGACACCGCCCTTGCCAGCGGGAATGGCTACCGCACTGCCGCCTTGCCACAGCACTGCGGACTGCGTGGCATCGAGTCCCACCACACGCGCGCTGAGCGACGTGTCGAGCGGTTCCATTTCGAAGATCGACACGCCCCAGTCGGAGGTGCGCTGCGGACTGGCCAGGCGCAGGTAGCGGGCCTGGCGTGGCGCGAAGTACAGCGTTTCGACGCCGCCGAGTGAATCGCCCATGGTGTAGGCGGTCTGCCACTGCGCCCCGTCCAGCGAGGTCTGCAACGTGTAGCCCTCGGGATTGGAGACATCCCAGGTCAGGCGCACGCCAGCGAGCGTGGCCGGCGCGCCGAGGTCGATCTGGAACCAGTGGCCGGGACTGAACGCGCCGCCGGTCACCGTGCTCGGATCGTTGTCGATCAGGTGGCTGATGGCCATGGCCGGGACCTGCTGCGATGAAGCACTTGCCCGCCACTGGTCGCGGGCCGGCAGGTTCTGGGCCTGCGCGGAAAATGCCAGCCCGACAAACAGCAGGGCTGCGGTGGGACGGAAAGAGGAGGGCAGCTTCAGGACCGTGGAGCGTTCAACGCGAAATGCCATTACAGACAACCTCGCAGGTTCGGCCGGGATCGGGCGAGCGCTACGCTAGCAAGGGTTGTAACCGTTTACATGACGCGCTGCGGTAGGCGATGCAATGAGCGTTGACGGATGTAGCTCTGGACGCATGACCGGGATTGGCTAGGGTCATTGCTCAAGGCAAAGCCATCCAGGTTGTCATTTGACAACCCTGGCCTGTCATGTGCAGACTGGGGAGAACAAGGAATGTCTCGTGCTCGTCATCCCGACAAGGACATCGAATCGGTGCTGCGGTTCGCGGAAGCTCGAGGCTGGAGCCTCCGTGTAGGTGGGAGCCACGCGTGGGGCCGGATGTATTGCCCTTACAACGACACCGACTGCCGATGTGGAGAATTCTGTGTCGTGAGCATCTGGAGCACGCCGCGCAGTCCTGGCAACCACGCGCGCGCCTTGCGCCGCGTGGTCGAGAACTGCAGTCGTGAGCAATGAAATCAGGTTTCGATGGAAGCGAGGTGGCAGATGATGGAATTCAATTTCACCCTGAAGTACCGCTTGCCCGAACGCTACGATGACGTCGGAATGCTCGAGCGGCGGCTGGCAGAGGCGGGGTGTGACGACGCGCTTCTGGGCAGCGGCTTGCCGGGAAGGATGGCGCTGGCCTTCTGCCGTGACGCCGACAGCGCGGTGGTCGCGCTGTGCTCGGCAGTGGATGATGTGCAGCGGGCCGTGCCAGGCGCCGAGCTGGTGGAGGTGAGCCCCGATCTGGTGGGGCTTACGGATGTGGCCGATCTGCTCGGGATGTCGCGACAGAACATGCGGAAGCTGATGCTGGCCAACCCGCAGTCGTTTCCGTCCCCGGTGCATGACGGCTCAACCTCCATCTGGCATCTGGCCGACATTCTGGGTTGGTTGCGCGCGCGTGGCAGCGAGAAGGTCACCACGGAAATGGCCGAACTGGCCGCGGCCGCATTGCAGTTGAATCTGGCCCGGGAAGGGCGCAGGTTGCAGCCGAAGGCTTAGTGCCAGGCTGCCGGATCAGCGCTGTCACCCGCGCGTTGGGGTCCTGCAGAAAGGGCGCCCGAAGGCGCCCCGCAGGTGCATTGATTTTCCCGGCTCAGCCTCGTGGCGAGAGCAGGTCTGCAAGACCGATGGAGGCGTACATTTCGCGTCGCATGCGATCGGCAACGGCATTGACCACTTCGGCGCCGTCCTGTGAGGGGTCTACATGTACCCGGAACGGCCGATGTCCGTGTGGCAGGCCCACCACCCGCACGATCTGCCGCGCGACCTCCTCGGGATCGGCATCTGCAGGCTCCAACCCTGCCAGGCCCTTCAGTGCCTGGTCGGCGACACCGGCGTAGGGACCGTTCTCATAGTCGGCCGCGATGGCGCTATCGGCGGGCGTACCCGAATGCAGGAAATGGTTGGTGCCCTTGGTGAATGCACCCGGCACCATGATGGTGGTCTCGATGCCCCACCGCGACAGTTCGGTTGAATAGGACACGGCCAGTGCATCCATTGCGG from the Stenotrophomonas maltophilia genome contains:
- the msuE gene encoding FMN reductase, with the protein product MSSALKVVALVGSPTSSATSRTLLLVRHLLESLQQRVHANVNLVELAPIARSLGQSLSRAEAQPEVEQALQAIEGAELLVVAAPVYRGSYPGLFKHLVDFIELEALVDTPVLLAATGGSERHALVIDHQLRPLFSFLQAHTLPIGVYATPADFDAERIHSAALQARIALAAERAVGHLATQARVLPVPLRRIA
- a CDS encoding DUF3088 family protein — its product is MSLHATDKPILFLLDREFEDGQIPGQRFFCRHSLLLEGALSSIDGLDAQLDVRRIGFARPRREVIAEIGEQDQSLPKLVLPQGVRSELASGAHQDRQYISGAEPILAALNGLLGIPVAHP
- a CDS encoding LLM class flavin-dependent oxidoreductase, which translates into the protein MSYLISVLDKSPVAEGASPEQALRHSLQLAQRAEQLGYHRYWFAEHHAAPTLASPAPEVLAAWVLAQTRRIRIGSGGVMLRHYAPYKVAENFNLLSALAPGRVDLGVGKAPGGLPASTAALAAGRPAFADFDQQLRDLEGYLSGAEADALARPLPQQAPERFLLGASPQSAKQAAELGWRFVYAAHFDGDPKHIEAAFEAYRSASTQPPLLATVAFAAPTTEAAARHIGALRVYKLHLGPGQTVNLPSPEAAAEYARQVGVADFRIEETRPSVLSGDAQHVRDELDALHRRFGVGEFILDAPVADLDARLTSLELLSPAPRAAVA
- a CDS encoding LLM class flavin-dependent oxidoreductase, which gives rise to MSTTPRHIPFGIMLQGPGSHMHAWKHPSNPADASVNLQFYIDIARTAEDNGIAFGFVADGLYINEKSIPHFLNRFEPISLLSALATATRKIGLAGTLSTSYSDPFTVARQFASLDLLSGGRAGWNVVTSPLEGSGRNYGRPHPEHALRYQIADEYLEVVQGLWDSWDDGAFVRERDTGTFFAPDTFRRLDYKGRFFQVEGPLNIQRSPQGQPVIFQAGSSDDGIALAGKYADAVFTHSPSLEETRAFTQKVKNSAIAHGRSGNDVKIFPGIGPIVGRTAEEAEAKYQAIAALATLDDALAYLGRFFDHHDFSQYDPDAPFPELGGIGSNSFRSTTDRIKQDAREKGLSLRQVALEAVSPRPNFIGTPEHVADELIRWFDAGASDGFILGFAAQREGLDDFVTQVLPILRARGYHQRELEGQTLREHLGLPYKASRHTSDAEPARKAG
- a CDS encoding M20 aminoacylase family protein, yielding MSGENAVAPGHARRSSPTTGVLPEIAARADAAIAIRHDLHRHPELAFEEHRTSARVAELLQQWGYEVTTGLGGTGVVGTLQRGQGSRRLGLRADIDALPIHEDSGLAYASQTDGLMHACGHDGHTAILLSAAHYLAHHGRIDGTLQLVFQPAEETGSGASKMIADGLFERFPVDAIYGLHNWPGVPVGHFGFVDGPAMASVDWARLKVIGKGGHGAEPQGSVDPILVAAHIITALQSVVSRNVDPRQMGVVTVGSIHGGQAANVIPDVVELTLTVRAYLPEVRDTLRRRTIEIAEQTAAAFGARAEIAFPRGFPSVINHPQQTAYIRGVAEAGFGAEQVVRGFAPRTASEDFAFLLQARPGSFVFVGNGDSAPLHSPRYVFNDAAIAPAASLWARLAEDYLVKDVA
- a CDS encoding GNAT family N-acetyltransferase, whose protein sequence is MSSNERFFYTSVDDPLARPLFDGLEQEYDSRYADVRRRIGGSAREELQRYPAQAFASPVGAFVLLLRDGVAISGGAFMPHRDPDTAEFKRIWTLPGLRRQGIARRVLQELEAQAARQGYRRVFLTTGFRQPEAVGLYLSHGYTALFDLQADPETIAHLPFEKYLQAPASRVAQTQAVLHGAHA
- a CDS encoding ABC transporter permease subunit, producing the protein MSTPSTALDGIAARPAQAPAPALKIMPARHPLQVFGTVLALALILIALQSVLGNPRWGWGTFAEWFFARPVLEGLGRTLLLTALGTGLGFALGTLLALARVSGSPLLSAVSWGYVWLFRSIPLLVLLLLLNNLGYLYSTIELGVPFTGISLFSYPTTQLIGVFTAAVLGLTLNQAAFSAEVIRGGILSVDHGQYEAAAALGLPRGRQVRRIILPQAMRSILPAAFNDVIGLAKSTSVVYVLALPELFYTVQVIYRRNLEVVPLLMVATVWYLVILTVLSLLQRRVEQRFARGQLQRERSVSRVSSPTRAQHDATPRATKRPRIAAQVEAGEGAAVSLHGVGKVFGDQPVLEDVHLDLRAGSVTVLIGPSGAGKSTLLRLINHLERADSGYVTVGGQLIGYRRDGDTLYELPEREIRRRRAEVGMVFQGFNLFPHLTALENIIEAPIAVRGVSRAEAEQQARTLLERVGLADKADAFPRQLSGGQQQRVAIARALALQPKVLLFDEPTSALDPELVAEVLSVIEELARSGTTLVIVTHELSFARRVADHVVMMDQGRVIEQGTPDALFQRPRQQRTADFLAKTP